ATCATGGGATTTCACAATTCGGTGTTTTGGAACTTGTCTGCCAGCAGCAAAGATCCGGCACAAAAAACAGGGACTTCATTCTCGAAAACGAATGAAGTCCCTGTTGGATTGCGATGGTCACCCGTCAGGATTCGCTCTTCGCGGTCCTGCTGGGGATTGATCGTGGTCGGCAGTGATACCCACCAGCATGAAAATGCCGAGAATCAGTGACCGCCTTCTTTGTCCTCACCCAGTTGCTGGGCGAGGTAGTTTTGGATGCCGAGCTTGCTGATCAGGTCCAGTTGGGCTTCGAGCCAATCGACGTGTTCTTCCGATTCCACCAGAATTCCTTCGAGCAGATCCCGGCTGCCGCCGTCTTTATTGTCGAGACAAATCTGGATCGCTTCGTTGTAGGAATGCACGCCTTTGGTCTCGAGCGCCAAGTCGTTCTCGAATTGTTCCTGCACCGTAGTCCCGACACGGATGACATCGTAACGAGCAATCTCGGGGACACCTTCCAGGAAAATGATCCGGTCGATCAGCTTTTCCGCATGCTTCATCTCGCCGATCGATTCGACGTAATGCTTATCGGCAAGCTTGTTCAGGCCCCAGTTGCGACACATCTTCGACTGAACGAAGTACTGATTGATGGCCGTCAGCTCGATGGTCAGACCGGCGTTGAGTGCGTCGATAACGACTTGATTTCCCTGCATGGATGAATTCTCGTTTTCTAGGTGGATTGCGACGAAATCCAGTGATACACGTGGCATTGGCCGGGGA
This Schlesneria paludicola DSM 18645 DNA region includes the following protein-coding sequences:
- the bfr gene encoding bacterioferritin encodes the protein MQGNQVVIDALNAGLTIELTAINQYFVQSKMCRNWGLNKLADKHYVESIGEMKHAEKLIDRIIFLEGVPEIARYDVIRVGTTVQEQFENDLALETKGVHSYNEAIQICLDNKDGGSRDLLEGILVESEEHVDWLEAQLDLISKLGIQNYLAQQLGEDKEGGH